The genomic stretch GCCGGGATTCGTCCAGGCCGGCGCCTGGTACGCCTTCCTCAAGCCGTTCGTCCTTGACCCCGCGGCCTACCGCGTGCCCGGACCACCGGCCCTGACCAGCGCCGCCTACGCGCGCCAGCTCAACGAGGTCAAGGCGCTCGGTGAGGCTGCCAGCATCACCCGCACGCAGGACCAGACCGAAGCGGCGACGTGGTGGGACGACTACCGCCAGGTGGAGTGGTACATCAAGCGTGGCCTGGCCGCCGAGCACCGGCTGAGCCCGCTGCAGACGGCGCGCATGCTGGCGATGGTCGACGTGTCCACGGCCGACACGATGATCTCCTGCTACCGGCAGAAGCGGCACTGGAGCTTCTGGCGTCCGGTGACGGCGATCCCGCTGGCGGACATCGACGGCAACCCGAGTACCACCGCCGATCCGGCCTGGACGCCGCTGCGCGTCACCGCGCCGTCGCCGGAGTGGCCCTCCGGGCACGCCTGCTACACGTCATCGATCATGACCGCGCTGCGGGAGTTCTTCGGCCGCGACGATCTGTCGTTCAGCGCCTACAGCGCCGAGTCGGGCACAACCCGGCATTACGACAGCCTGTCCTCGGCTCGGGCCGAGCTGATCGGGGCGCGGGTCTGGGCTGGGGTCCACTACCGTGGCGCGGCTGTGCAGGGCGACCGGCTCGGCGAGGCTGTCACGCGCGGGGTTCTCGCCAACGAGTTCGGTCGCCGCTGACCGCTTGCCTATTGGTGGGTTGGTCTTTGTTGTTGCGGTGGACGTCGGGGCCGGGCGTGACCACGCACGGCTGGTGGAGCGTTCTGTGCCCGTGCGCGGTCACCCCGGCGCCCGCTTGTATGCGAGCCCGTCTGCAACGAGGCATCACCACTGGTCACCTGTAACCCCCGGTCGGAACGGACATCTGGGCTTGTGCCGATGGACCCCTTACGCGGCATCCGGCGCTCGGGTGATCCGTCACGTCCGGAGGGCGATGATGCACGCGACCTGCACACCCGGCCGGCCGACTGGTTCGTAGACCGTGGTCATCACCACGTGGAAACCTGCCTCAGCCAGCATTTCGTTCACCGCATCGGGTCGTCGGCGATACAGGGTGAGATCGATGTCGGTACCCCACTGCTCAGTGAGGTGCTTCGACCCGTCACCCATCTGAAAGGCCAGCAGGACCGGTGCCTCAGGAACCAGCACCCGGTGAAACTCCCGGAGCACTTGCGGAAGTTCCCGGTCCGGCACATGGATGATCTACAGCCACGCGAGAACGCCCGACAGGCTGCGGTCGGCCTGCGTCAGTTCGTCCATCGAGCCGACCTCGAACGGGATCCCGGGAAAGTTCGTCCTGGCCTGCTCAACCATCTTGGGCGAAAGATCGATGCCGAAGACGTTGAGGCCCGGAGAGTGCAGGAAGGCGGTCAGCTGTCCGGGTCCGGATCCCACATCCGCGACCCGTCCGCCGGCGGCCAGCTTGGCGAAGATGGCCAGAAGTCCTTCCTGCACCGGCTGCTTCGACAGGTCCTCAAGGACAAGAGCGGAGTAGTTGGACGCCGCGCTGTCGTACGAAAACCGGACGGCATCCAGTTGATCAAGCCTACTCAAGCCACCAGTATGCGATAGGCGAAAACCATGCTCGGGCTCCGGCCTGGGGACTCGGCCACGCCCAACGAGCCTGGACGGTCTGCCGGCTGGGAGAAGGGCCGCCGCTGGGGGCTTATGTGTTTTGGGCCAGGGCGTGTCGGTCGAGCGCGGCCGCCCACATGCGCGCGAAGAGCCGGTTGGGGGCGAGCCGCAACAGAAGGAGCTGGAACTTCTGCCGGCGTGGGTCGGTGTGGTTCCATTCGGCGTGCAACCGGCTGCCGCGGCCGGTGAGTGTGGTGATCCGGACGAAGCCTTGGCCGCCTCCCGCGTAACTGCTCTCGACTATGGTCCAGCGGACCACGGACGGGTCGGACCAGTCGTAGCGGGCGACAACCCAGAACGGGGACCGAGGGGTGCTTTCCCGGGCGACCGCCCAGGTGGGACCGTGTTCCCGCAGCTCGTAGGTCTTCGGGTCGAGGGTCCGGTTCCAGGTGCGCAGCCGCTCCGGAGTGAGGTCCGTCAGGGCGTGGTGCACCTGTTCGGGTGAGCCAGCGTGTCGGCGTCGAAGCGCATGAATTTTCTTCAGGTGGCGAGGGCCCGCCGGAGGTGGTCCGCCCCGGGGCCGTGCAAGTGGCCGACCCGGACGACGCGGCCGGTGAGCAGGAGGAACAGGTCGGTCATGGTGCCGGTTACCGATGCGCCGTCGCCGGTCGACCAGGCGTGGTCGGTGGCGGTGAGGCGGTAGGTGGTCAGCGGCAGCCTGCGGAAGACTTTCGCGTTGCCACGGCCTCGGTAGGAGACGACTCGGTCGGCTGCCTCGGCGACCTCGACGGCGGGGACGTCGATCTCACGGCCCAGCGGGATCGCCATGTCGAAGGTGTGGCCGATGGCGTCGATGAGCGCCTCGCGGCAGGTCAGGCCGGGGACCGGGCGGTGCCGCCCCACCAGCAGGTCGAGCCTTTGCAGGAGTTGCTCGCGGTCGTGGCGCCGGGCGAGGTCGATCGAGGCTTCCCGGATGAGGTGGTTGGTGCCGCCGGGATGCCGCATGGCGAGCAGCGCGAACTGCCGCAGGGTCAGCAGCGGCATCGTCAGGTGCGCGGCGACGTCCCCGACCGTCCAGCCCGGGCACAGCGACGGGGTGTCCCACTCGTCGGGGGCCAGATTTTTCAGAAGGTCGATGACGGCGCGGCGTCGCCGGTCGACGGCCGACCAGACCTCGGTGTCGTCCATGGGCCGAATCCCTTCGCCGGACGAGAACTAGTACGAGTATGGTACTAATATCTGGTCTTGATCGGGACTACCCGGAAGGTGCGGGGTGGAACGCGAGATCGCGTCCGGCTGGTTGATGTTCATCGGTTTCCGGGCCGCCGAGGACCGCATCCTCGCCGCGCTGGCCGAGGCGGGCTACACGGACCTGACCCGGGCCCAGGCCCGCCTGCTGGCCGGCATCGACCTGGAGGGCACGCGGCTGGTTGTGCTGGCCGACCGCGCCCGGATTCCCAAGCAAACCGCTCTCGCCCTGGTCAACGGCCTTGAGGCGGCAGGTTACGTGGAGCGGGCGCCGGATCCCACCGACGGGCGAGCACGACTGATCCGGCTGACGGCACGCGGCCGGGGCGGGCTGCCCGTCGCCATGGCCGAGGAAGCACGGATCGAGGCCGACTGGCAGGCCGTCCTGGGCGCCCGCCGCATGCGGGCGCTCCGCGAGGCGCTGTGGGATCTGGCGCTGAACGTCGATCCGCAGCTGCAGCCGCCCGAAGGTGGGCAGTGAGAAAGCACGCCACGTCCGATATGGAGGATGCGTAAATCGGGTGGGCGTTCCCGGGGCGCGCTGTTAACGTCGGCGGCGGGACTGCGGGTCCGCGCACGAAGGGGGATGGGCCGTTGTACCGCTGCTGACAACGTCGACCGCGCGGCATTTGCCGCGCCGGGCGTCACGCACTGACCGGCGAGCGTGGGGATTGACCCTCGCGTGGGTCGTCGTGCGCGGACAACCTTCGCGGAGCGTTGCCTCCGCTCGGAACTGTCGCAGCAGATGGGTACCTCAGCAGTGATCGCTTTTGAGTCAGCACGCAGCTACGCCTGGAACGGCGCGTGGATCCTCCGGAGAACGGCGTTCGACTTCCCGAAGCCCCGGCCGCTGCCCGCTCCCCGCCGCCGGATCTGGCAGCGGGACTTCAGCCGGGCCGGTGAGATGAGAACCCCGGTCCGCCGCCAGTGGGCCCGTTCCGCCCGCCGCGACTACCGCCGCCGCTGGCGATAGGGAACAGGGACTACCGCCTGGCGTGCGGTAGGCCTCGGAGGGCGATGACGGGCACGCCGGCATCGTACGTGCCCGCCGGGGCGGGCCGGCGGGCACAGCGTACGGGAATCAGCGGTGTGCGGCGTGGAAAACAGCGGCGTGCGGACAACATCGGCGTACGGGGAGATCAGCGGTAGGGCGGGAACCGGCCGGTCATCGATTCCGGTGTCAAAGGGCCGGCCAGCTTCTCGAAGTTGCAGCGGTCGATGACCACCCGCCAGGTGTGGAACTGCCGGCGGCCGGAAGCGAACTGGGACTTGTAGCGGAACAGCGAGTCGGCCGAGCCGCCCACGCCCCCACCCAGGTGGTAGGTCGTGTTGCCGCGGGCGCGGCCCCACAGGCGTACCTCGTGGTAGAGCAGCTTGTCGGCGTACAGCACCGGGCCGTCGGCGGTGGACTGCAGGTGGGTGTGCATCATGCCGGCGTACTCGAAGAACAGGTTGCCGCCCAGAATCCGGCCGTCGGCCACGGCCACGGCGAGGTGGACATGGCCGTCGAGCGCGGCGCGGAGGCTGTGGAAGTGGTCGGCGCCGAAGAAGTAGAAGTCGGTGGCTCCGACGCGGCGCATGGTGGCGTGGTAGGTCTTGATCCAGTCGTCGAACAGGTCCCAGCGGTCGAAGACGATCTCGACGCCGGCCCGCTTGGCCTTGTTGATCTGGTTGCGGTGGCTGCGGTGGGTCTGGGACCACAGTTCGTCGGGGCTCAGGGTCAGGTCGATCGACACGGTCTCGCCGTGGTGCACCAGCGTGCCCGAATCGGCCAGTGCCTCTTGGCAGCCGGGGATCAGCGGATGGAGCCGCGCGAAGGCGGTGATCACCCCCTCGGCGGCGAGCAGGTCGGTCATCGCGGCGGCCGCGCGCGACCAGAAAGCAGCGTCCTGGCTGCCCACGGGGCCTGGGTACCCGTACGGGGAAATCGCGTCCTGAAGGTCGGTGTCGGGCACCGGCCGTAACAGCAGGGGAAGCAAGAAGACGCGTCCCGCCTCGTCGTAGCGGTAGGCCGTCGCAGTGGCGCCGGTCAGGCCGGCGTCGAGCCGCACGTACTCGGGGATGTGGTAGATGTCGTGCCGGACCCGGTCGAGCGCCTCCGTCCATGCCGGGTCCTGGGGTGACAGCAGTGCGGCATCGGCCATGGTCAACCTCCGGTGAGTTGGGGGATCCGGGGTTCGGCAGCGGGGCGGCGCCGGGCCCGGTTCCGTCGGCGGGCGTTCAGGGCCGAGCGCAGCATCGCCCTCGGCACCGAGCGCTGGGTGCTCACGTGCAGCAGGTACCGCCACAATGGATACTCGCCGCGGCGGTCGGACAACGCGTACGAGAAGCGGATCGACGGCAGATCCGCGTATTCGGGCATCCGCTCGAACCATTCGCTGCTGGCGCGGGCGGCCCGTTGCAGCGGCGCGAGCGCGGCGCGGCGGCGATGTTCGTAGCGTTCCAGGGCGGGGGCGAGGGGTCCCCCTGTGGTGAGGCTGTCAGCCAGCTCCATCGCGTCCTGCATGGCGAGTTTGGTGCCGGATCCGATGGCGAAATGGGTGGTGTGCGCGGCGTCGCCCATCAGCACCACGTTGCCGTTGTCCCAGCGCTGGTTGGTGACGCGGCGGAAGTTCAGCCAGCCGCTCGAGCGATTGATCAGCGGCTGCCCGTCGAGGTGCGCGGCGAAGATGCTTTCCAGCCGCGCGCAGCCGGCCGCGGCGTCGAGCCGGTCGAGTTCGAGCGCCGACCAGACGGCGGGCGTGCATTCGACGATGAACGTGCTGGTCTCGTCGTCGAACGGGTAGGCGTGGTACCAGATCCAGCCGGCGTGCGTCTTTTCGAAGCCGAACGTGAACGTGCGGAAGACGTGCGGGGTGCCGAGCCAGATGTACTTGTTGGCGCCGGTCGAGATCTCGGTGCCGAAGTGGGCGGCGTCGGCGTTGCGCAGCTGACTGCCCGCCCCGTCACAGGCAACGATCAGGTCCGCGTCCGCCAGCTCGGCGTTCCGCGCCCGGCCGCCCGGCAAATCGGAAATGTCGCTATGGGGAAGGGTGGGTGGCGTAGGGGCATGCCGGTGGCGCACAGGGTGGCTGACGGGCTCGGAGTAGCGCACGTCGACGCCCAGTTCTTCGGCACGCTCCGACAGGATCGCGAGCAGTCTGTGGCGGCCCAGGCTGAAGCCGTACCCCGCCAGGTACGTCACGTCCTTGCCGGTGGCCCGCACCTCGTACTCGTCCCACTGGCAGGCCGCTTCCCAGATCCGCCGCGCGCTGACCGGGTCGTACGCGAAAAGGTCGTCCAACAGGTCGTCCCAGAAGACCACCCCCCACCCGTACGTGACCCCCGGCGGGTTTCGTTCCAGCACGGTGACCGAGCGCGCGGGGTCGGCCAGCTTGGCCAGCACCGCGAAGTACAGTCCGGCGGGCCCACCGCCGACACAGGTGATCCGCATGGCGTCTCCTAACGGTAGGACGGGAACGTGCCGCCCTCATCGGTCTCCCGGCCCAGGGCGAAGACCAGTTCCTCGTACGCGGGCCGGTCCGCGACGATGCGCCAGGTGTGGAACGGATGCTCCCGGGGCGAGAACCCGGCCTTGTACGTGAACAGCGAGTCCCGCGCCCCGCCCTTGCCCCCGCCGAGGTGGAAGACGGTGTCGCCGCGCGCCTTGCACCAGCGCCGCACCTCGTCGTAGAGCAGCTCGTCGGCGTACCGCTTGGGCGCCCGCCGCGTCGAGGACACGTAACCCGTGGCGATGCCGTGGTGCTCGAAGAACGTGTTGCCGCCAACCACCTCGCCGTCCTCGAGCGCGA from Paractinoplanes brasiliensis encodes the following:
- a CDS encoding vanadium-dependent haloperoxidase translates to MAHRVRLSRLLGAAVVAALASTVLTPAAAPAQSPTPPNVVLAWNVHAQTAIYEVARQSPTAGVRSFAMVQGAVYDAVNAIAGTPYEPYLVAPPARRGDSIPAAVATAAHRVLLSLFPAQADALRAQHDEALAAVPDGSAKRNGIRVGEAAAAAMTAARRDDGAFTDATWPVGTVPGAYRLTPPGFVQAGAWYAFLKPFVLDPAAYRVPGPPALTSAAYARQLNEVKALGEAASITRTQDQTEAATWWDDYRQVEWYIKRGLAAEHRLSPLQTARMLAMVDVSTADTMISCYRQKRHWSFWRPVTAIPLADIDGNPSTTADPAWTPLRVTAPSPEWPSGHACYTSSIMTALREFFGRDDLSFSAYSAESGTTRHYDSLSSARAELIGARVWAGVHYRGAAVQGDRLGEAVTRGVLANEFGRR
- a CDS encoding MarR family winged helix-turn-helix transcriptional regulator encodes the protein MEREIASGWLMFIGFRAAEDRILAALAEAGYTDLTRAQARLLAGIDLEGTRLVVLADRARIPKQTALALVNGLEAAGYVERAPDPTDGRARLIRLTARGRGGLPVAMAEEARIEADWQAVLGARRMRALREALWDLALNVDPQLQPPEGGQ
- a CDS encoding FAD-dependent monooxygenase codes for the protein MRITCVGGGPAGLYFAVLAKLADPARSVTVLERNPPGVTYGWGVVFWDDLLDDLFAYDPVSARRIWEAACQWDEYEVRATGKDVTYLAGYGFSLGRHRLLAILSERAEELGVDVRYSEPVSHPVRHRHAPTPPTLPHSDISDLPGGRARNAELADADLIVACDGAGSQLRNADAAHFGTEISTGANKYIWLGTPHVFRTFTFGFEKTHAGWIWYHAYPFDDETSTFIVECTPAVWSALELDRLDAAAGCARLESIFAAHLDGQPLINRSSGWLNFRRVTNQRWDNGNVVLMGDAAHTTHFAIGSGTKLAMQDAMELADSLTTGGPLAPALERYEHRRRAALAPLQRAARASSEWFERMPEYADLPSIRFSYALSDRRGEYPLWRYLLHVSTQRSVPRAMLRSALNARRRNRARRRPAAEPRIPQLTGG
- a CDS encoding class I SAM-dependent methyltransferase encodes the protein MSRLDQLDAVRFSYDSAASNYSALVLEDLSKQPVQEGLLAIFAKLAAGGRVADVGSGPGQLTAFLHSPGLNVFGIDLSPKMVEQARTNFPGIPFEVGSMDELTQADRSLSGVLAWL
- a CDS encoding maleylpyruvate isomerase family mycothiol-dependent enzyme, whose product is MDDTEVWSAVDRRRRAVIDLLKNLAPDEWDTPSLCPGWTVGDVAAHLTMPLLTLRQFALLAMRHPGGTNHLIREASIDLARRHDREQLLQRLDLLVGRHRPVPGLTCREALIDAIGHTFDMAIPLGREIDVPAVEVAEAADRVVSYRGRGNAKVFRRLPLTTYRLTATDHAWSTGDGASVTGTMTDLFLLLTGRVVRVGHLHGPGADHLRRALAT
- a CDS encoding GNAT family N-acetyltransferase; this encodes MADAALLSPQDPAWTEALDRVRHDIYHIPEYVRLDAGLTGATATAYRYDEAGRVFLLPLLLRPVPDTDLQDAISPYGYPGPVGSQDAAFWSRAAAAMTDLLAAEGVITAFARLHPLIPGCQEALADSGTLVHHGETVSIDLTLSPDELWSQTHRSHRNQINKAKRAGVEIVFDRWDLFDDWIKTYHATMRRVGATDFYFFGADHFHSLRAALDGHVHLAVAVADGRILGGNLFFEYAGMMHTHLQSTADGPVLYADKLLYHEVRLWGRARGNTTYHLGGGVGGSADSLFRYKSQFASGRRQFHTWRVVIDRCNFEKLAGPLTPESMTGRFPPYR